One Scophthalmus maximus strain ysfricsl-2021 chromosome 9, ASM2237912v1, whole genome shotgun sequence genomic region harbors:
- the mcm7 gene encoding DNA replication licensing factor MCM7 isoform X2, with the protein MGLFADAVHELLPEYKERDIVAKDSLDVYIEHRLMMEQRGRDPADTRDPRNQYPPELMRRFELYFKPPTTSKPKVVRDVRADSIGHLVTVRGIVTRATEVKPMMAVATYTCDQCGAETYQPIQSPSFMPLIMCPSQECVTNKSGGRLYLQTRGSKFVKFQEIRIQEQSDQVPVGNIPRSMSVYARGENTRLAQPGDHVAITGVFLPLLRTGFKQAVQGLLSETYMEAHSITLMNKTEDDELGNEDLTDDELRSITDEGFYEKLAGSIAPEIYGHEDVKKALLLLLVGGVEQAPKGMKIRGNINICLMGDPGVAKSQLLCYIDRLAPRSQYTTGRGSSGVGLTAAVMRDPVTGEMTLEGGALVLADQGICCIDEFDKMADADRTAIHEVMEQQTISIAKAGIMTSLNARCSILAAANPAYGRYNPKKSIEQNIQLPAALLSRFDLLWLIQDKPDADADLRLAQHITYVHQHCRQPPTHFTPIDMKLMRRYISVCKKRQPVVPESLADYITAAYVEMRKEARVSKDTTFTSARTLLSILRLSTALARLRMMDSVEKEDVNEAMRMMEMSKDSLQADKSSSSRAQRPADVIFSLVRELATEGVVGRGGAGGLVRMSEAEQRCVSRGFTPAQFQEALEEYEELNVWQVNQARTRITFV; encoded by the exons ATGGGCCTCTTCGCTGACGCGGTCCACGAGCTGCTGCCGGagtacaaagagagagat ATTGTGGCCAAAGATTCCCTGGACGTGTACATTGAGCACAGGCTGATGATGGAACAGAGGGGTCGCGACCCTGCAGACACCCGAGACCCACGTAACCAATACCCACCTGAACTCATGAGGAGATT TGAGCTTTACTTTAAACCTCCCACGACCTCTAAACCTAAAGTGGTGCGTGATGTACGAGCTGACAGCATCGGGCACCTGGTGACGGTTCGAGGCATAGTCACCCGAGCCACTGAGGTCAAACCGATGATGGCTGTAGCCACTTATACATGTGACCAATGTGGCGCTGAGACCTATCAACCA ATCCAGTCTCCCTCCTTCATGCCCCTCATCATGTGTCCTAGTCAAGAGTGCGTCACCAACAAATCTGGAGGTCGTCTCTACTTACAAACTAGAGGCTCCAAATTTGTCAAATTCCAGGAGATTCGTATTCAGGAACAA AGTGATCAGGTGCCTGTTGGTAATATTCCAAGGAGCATGTCGGTGTACGCCCGTGGAGAAAACACACGTCTTGCCCAGCCAGGCGACCATGTTGCCATCACAGgagtcttcctccctctgttgcGCACAGGTTTCAAGCAAGCTGTTCAG GGTCTCCTGTCAGAGACTTACATGGAGGCCCACAGCATCACACTTATGAACAAGACGGAGGACGACGAGCTTGGGAATGAGGATCTGACCGACGACGAGCTGCGCAGCATCACAG ATGAAGGATTTTATGAGAAACTAGCCGGCTCGATAGCACCTGAGATCTACGGACATGAAGACGTGAAAAAagctcttctgctgctgctggtaggAGGAGTGGAACAGGCTCCTAAAGGCATGAAAATCAGAG GCAACATAAACATCTGCCTGATGGGAGACCCGGGAGTCGCCAAGTCCCAGCTGCTGTGCTACATCGACCGTCTGGCTCCTCGAA GTCAGTACACGACTGGTCGCGGGTCGTCCGGTGTTGGTCTGACAGCCGCAGTGATGCGTGACCCCGTAACTGGGGAGATGACCCTGGAAGGTGGAGCCTTGGTGCTGGCTGACCAGGGCATCTGCTGCATTGATGAGTTTGACAAGATGGCTGACGCTGACCGCACAGCCATCCACGAGGTGATGGAGCAGCAAACCATCTCCATCGCAAAG GCGGGCATCATGACCTCCCTCAATGCCCGTTGCTCTATTCTAGCCGCAGCCAATCCCGCCTATGGCCGCTACAACCCCAAGAAGAGCATTGAGCAGAACATCCAGCTGCCGGCGGCGCTGCTCTCCCGTTTCGACCTGCTCTGGCTGATCCAGGACAAACCGGATGCCGACGCCGACCTGCGTCTGGCCCAGCACATCACTTACGTCCACCAGCACTGCCGCCAGCCACCCACTCACTTCACCCCCATTGATATGAAGCTGATGAG GCGCTACATCTCTGTGTGCAAGAAGCGGCAGCCTGTGGTGCCAGAGTCACTGGCTGATTACATCACTGCTGCGTACGTGGAGATGAGGAAAGAGGCCAGAGTCAGCAAAGACACCACCTTTACCTCCGCCCGTACCCTCCTGTCCATCCTGCGTCTGTCCACTGCCCTG GCTCGTCTCCGCATGATGGACTCTGTGGAGAAGGAGGATGTCAATGAGGCAATGAGAATGATGGAGATGTCAAAGGACTCGCTACAAGCGGACAAGTCGAGCAGCTCGAG GGCTCAACGTCCAGCCGATGTCATCTTCTCTCTGGTCCGTGAGCTCGCCACGGAGGGCGTGGTCGGCCGCGGCGGAGCCGGTGGGTTGGTCAGGATGTCCGAGGCAGAGCAGCGTTGCGTCTCTCGTGGCTTCACCCCCGCCCAGTTCCAGGAGGCCCTGGAGGAATACGAGGAGCTGAACGTGTGGCAGGTCAACCAGGCCCGCACCCGGATCACATTCGTCTGA
- the mcm7 gene encoding DNA replication licensing factor MCM7 isoform X1 — MARKDYAEEKEKCKRFLQEFYSEDDNGKKVFKYGAQLVALAHREQVSVCVELDDVAEEYPELVESVCENAKRYMGLFADAVHELLPEYKERDIVAKDSLDVYIEHRLMMEQRGRDPADTRDPRNQYPPELMRRFELYFKPPTTSKPKVVRDVRADSIGHLVTVRGIVTRATEVKPMMAVATYTCDQCGAETYQPIQSPSFMPLIMCPSQECVTNKSGGRLYLQTRGSKFVKFQEIRIQEQSDQVPVGNIPRSMSVYARGENTRLAQPGDHVAITGVFLPLLRTGFKQAVQGLLSETYMEAHSITLMNKTEDDELGNEDLTDDELRSITDEGFYEKLAGSIAPEIYGHEDVKKALLLLLVGGVEQAPKGMKIRGNINICLMGDPGVAKSQLLCYIDRLAPRSQYTTGRGSSGVGLTAAVMRDPVTGEMTLEGGALVLADQGICCIDEFDKMADADRTAIHEVMEQQTISIAKAGIMTSLNARCSILAAANPAYGRYNPKKSIEQNIQLPAALLSRFDLLWLIQDKPDADADLRLAQHITYVHQHCRQPPTHFTPIDMKLMRRYISVCKKRQPVVPESLADYITAAYVEMRKEARVSKDTTFTSARTLLSILRLSTALARLRMMDSVEKEDVNEAMRMMEMSKDSLQADKSSSSRAQRPADVIFSLVRELATEGVVGRGGAGGLVRMSEAEQRCVSRGFTPAQFQEALEEYEELNVWQVNQARTRITFV; from the exons ATGGCTCGTAAGGATTACGCGGAAGAGAAAG aaaaaTGCAAAAGGTTCCTGCAGGAGTTTTACTCTGAGGATGACAACGGGAAGAAGGTGTTCAAATATGGAGCGCAGCTT GTGGCGCTGGCACACAGGGAGcaggtgtctgtctgtgtggagctGGACGATGTGGCGGAGGAGTACCCCGAGCTGGTTGAGAGCGTCTGTGAGAATGCTAAGCGCTACATGGGCCTCTTCGCTGACGCGGTCCACGAGCTGCTGCCGGagtacaaagagagagat ATTGTGGCCAAAGATTCCCTGGACGTGTACATTGAGCACAGGCTGATGATGGAACAGAGGGGTCGCGACCCTGCAGACACCCGAGACCCACGTAACCAATACCCACCTGAACTCATGAGGAGATT TGAGCTTTACTTTAAACCTCCCACGACCTCTAAACCTAAAGTGGTGCGTGATGTACGAGCTGACAGCATCGGGCACCTGGTGACGGTTCGAGGCATAGTCACCCGAGCCACTGAGGTCAAACCGATGATGGCTGTAGCCACTTATACATGTGACCAATGTGGCGCTGAGACCTATCAACCA ATCCAGTCTCCCTCCTTCATGCCCCTCATCATGTGTCCTAGTCAAGAGTGCGTCACCAACAAATCTGGAGGTCGTCTCTACTTACAAACTAGAGGCTCCAAATTTGTCAAATTCCAGGAGATTCGTATTCAGGAACAA AGTGATCAGGTGCCTGTTGGTAATATTCCAAGGAGCATGTCGGTGTACGCCCGTGGAGAAAACACACGTCTTGCCCAGCCAGGCGACCATGTTGCCATCACAGgagtcttcctccctctgttgcGCACAGGTTTCAAGCAAGCTGTTCAG GGTCTCCTGTCAGAGACTTACATGGAGGCCCACAGCATCACACTTATGAACAAGACGGAGGACGACGAGCTTGGGAATGAGGATCTGACCGACGACGAGCTGCGCAGCATCACAG ATGAAGGATTTTATGAGAAACTAGCCGGCTCGATAGCACCTGAGATCTACGGACATGAAGACGTGAAAAAagctcttctgctgctgctggtaggAGGAGTGGAACAGGCTCCTAAAGGCATGAAAATCAGAG GCAACATAAACATCTGCCTGATGGGAGACCCGGGAGTCGCCAAGTCCCAGCTGCTGTGCTACATCGACCGTCTGGCTCCTCGAA GTCAGTACACGACTGGTCGCGGGTCGTCCGGTGTTGGTCTGACAGCCGCAGTGATGCGTGACCCCGTAACTGGGGAGATGACCCTGGAAGGTGGAGCCTTGGTGCTGGCTGACCAGGGCATCTGCTGCATTGATGAGTTTGACAAGATGGCTGACGCTGACCGCACAGCCATCCACGAGGTGATGGAGCAGCAAACCATCTCCATCGCAAAG GCGGGCATCATGACCTCCCTCAATGCCCGTTGCTCTATTCTAGCCGCAGCCAATCCCGCCTATGGCCGCTACAACCCCAAGAAGAGCATTGAGCAGAACATCCAGCTGCCGGCGGCGCTGCTCTCCCGTTTCGACCTGCTCTGGCTGATCCAGGACAAACCGGATGCCGACGCCGACCTGCGTCTGGCCCAGCACATCACTTACGTCCACCAGCACTGCCGCCAGCCACCCACTCACTTCACCCCCATTGATATGAAGCTGATGAG GCGCTACATCTCTGTGTGCAAGAAGCGGCAGCCTGTGGTGCCAGAGTCACTGGCTGATTACATCACTGCTGCGTACGTGGAGATGAGGAAAGAGGCCAGAGTCAGCAAAGACACCACCTTTACCTCCGCCCGTACCCTCCTGTCCATCCTGCGTCTGTCCACTGCCCTG GCTCGTCTCCGCATGATGGACTCTGTGGAGAAGGAGGATGTCAATGAGGCAATGAGAATGATGGAGATGTCAAAGGACTCGCTACAAGCGGACAAGTCGAGCAGCTCGAG GGCTCAACGTCCAGCCGATGTCATCTTCTCTCTGGTCCGTGAGCTCGCCACGGAGGGCGTGGTCGGCCGCGGCGGAGCCGGTGGGTTGGTCAGGATGTCCGAGGCAGAGCAGCGTTGCGTCTCTCGTGGCTTCACCCCCGCCCAGTTCCAGGAGGCCCTGGAGGAATACGAGGAGCTGAACGTGTGGCAGGTCAACCAGGCCCGCACCCGGATCACATTCGTCTGA
- the LOC118319754 gene encoding cohesin subunit SA-2, translating into MASEALDSFEESDDFQDSGSDYEATIKASKRKKRAVLGPKSPKRPRRKAASRLTSSPRNSPIPSRVYPSPQQQQSSQGTSRQVSPRSMRRVNEESQGISAENIYDAVCSGKSAMVAVVDEWLDSYKRGREVGLLVLINFIVQSCGCKGVVNREMLDSMENAEIISTLTKEFNEDSVNYPLSTPGPQLKRFKAGLCEFAQVVVRSCRNSLIYDEYLFPSLLAMLTGLSDSQVRAFRHTSTLLAMKLMTGLVEVAVIVSVQLQTTQRRHDMENSKKPHDRASDRLEELQATITELREKREELSSMMNATFRGVFVHRYRDRLPEIRVACIEELGKWLKTDPEDFLNDGCLKYLGWTLHDKQSPVRLQCVRALQGLYQEKEFIGRLELFTGRFKERMLSMVLDKDPDVAVEVVNLLLLIHQRMEEGLREEECGHIYPLVYASHRGLASAAGVFLYNKLKSVISSDNQVNESENAALVQILISFYIQSEFHEHGSYLVDSLWGVAGSELRDWETMTAFLLQEAGLLDEEEGALIELMMCAIRQAAQGTPPVGRTQGKKMLSMKDKKIQEQDKRRITTHFIPLMPQLLTKYSADAGKVSLLLKAPLYFNLDMYNSAQWLEKHLDLLLSQVCGIVEKHTEATVLEACTHLVCALCSDTYTFSSRAHLAFSQLVDGLTECFSAYSSDLLQGTADENDLYSASTALKRIAALSCAKDLTGWKLFDPCVELLKSRLESRELDKELMVSALKCAAFHLMWAKVNAVNSRPTEAELKRLKKDVRSFCRVCQTCLPLNQTEIRDQAFELLCDLLLLYSKSSVRSDPALQALVHLPSDTLRSEMAAFLLDFIFTESEDADLDVEGEEEMKITLLQRKRNQLAGYCKLVLYGVLDLTAATDVFKHYNKFFKDFGDIIKETMSKSKLISHVQSAKTVCLSLQQLFSEMLTENHSRQDLCEIRDLGKRLAMSFGIDLHRVRKPLVALHMDGIRFAFRDPQEGEEQLPHVTFLEILSEFSFKLLQQDRAQLAALLKLECPSAALSWPSVKLYQRSLEGRSASRPREQEEGGDVSSHDTPKAKRKRTTAQGSVSSTVRDSWLESSSIHSNLHTPALTSTVQRQPAKLLASGKPTATECDMGNGFTELESEDEFSSGSQMRKVKPVKRRLPSSSLTGASLDQQDLNLHLTLLSLIEDNSAEREEAEIEDYESDSDRDSAYTLPSTRHTSASVLDELFD; encoded by the exons ATGGCATCCGAAGCTTTGGACAG TTTTGAGGAGTCGGATGATTTCCAAGACTCTGGGAGTGATTATGAGGCCACGATAAAAGCTTCAAAGCGGAAAAAACGTGCAGTGCTTGGACCTAAG TCACCCAAGAGACCCAGGCGTAAAGCTGCATCGAGGTTGACGTCCAGCCCCCGTAATAGCCCCATCCCCAGTCGTGTATACCCCtccccgcagcagcagcagagctctcAGGGGACATCCAGGCAGGTCTCTCCCAGATCTATGAGAAGAGTGAATGAGGAAAGCCAGGGCATCAGTGCAGAGAATATCTATGATGCAGTCTGCTCTGGAAAGAGTGCCATGGTG GCGGTGGTGGACGAATGGCTGGACAGCTACAAGCGAGGCCGAGAAGTGGGGCTGCTGGTGCTCATCAACTTCATTGTTCAGTCCTGCGGAtgcaaag GTGTGGTTAATAGAGAGATGCTCGACAGCATGGAGAATGCTGAGATCATCAGCACGCTAACTAAAGAGTTCAATGAG GACTCAGTGAACTATCCTCTGAGTACTCCAGGCCCCCAGCTGAAGCGTTTCAAAGCCGGTCTGTGCGAGTTTGCTCAGGTCGTGGTGCGCTCCTGTCGTAACAGCCTCATTTATGATGAATACCTCTTCCCGTCCCTGCTGGCTATGCTCACCGGCCTGTCTGACTCCCAGGTCCGAGCCTTCAGACACACCAGCACCTTGCTCG CCATGAAGCTGATGACTGGGCTGGTGGAAGTAGCTGTGATAGTGTCTGTTCAGCTGCAGACCACCCAGCGGCGACACGACATGGAGAACAGCAAGAAGCCGCATGACAGAGCTTCtgacagactggaggagctgcaggccaCCATCACTGAG CTgcgggagaagagagaggagcttTCCTCTATGATGAACGCCACCTTCCgcggtgtgtttgtgcatcGCTACCGGGACCGGCTGCCTGAGATTAGGGTGGCCTGTATTGAGGAGTTGGGCAAGTGGCTGAAAACGGACCCTGAAGACTTCCTGAATGATGGATGTCTAAAATACCTGGGATGGACCCTGCACGATAAG cAAAGTCCAGTGCgtctgcagtgtgtgcgtgccttGCAGGGTCTGTACCAGGAGAAGGAATTCATTGGCCGCCTGGAGCTTTTCACCGGCAGATTCAAA gagAGGATGCTCAGCATGGTGCTGGACAAAGACCCAGACGTGGCAGTGGAAGTGGTCAATCTGTTGCTGCTGATCCACCA gaggatggaggaaggcctgagagaggaggagtgcgGTCACATCTATCCACTGGTTTACGCTTCGCACCGAGGCCTGGCGTCTGCTGCCGGCGTCTTCCTCTATAACAA GCTGAAAAGTGTGATTTCCAGTGACAACCAGgtgaatgaaagtgaaaatgcagCCCTCGTTCAAATCCTCATCTCCTTCTACATCCAGAGTGAA TTTCATGAGCACGGGTCGTACCTGGTCGACAGTCTGTGGGGTGTGGCGGGCTCTGAGCTGAGAGACTGGGAGACGATGACGGCATTCCTGCTTCAGGAGGCTG GCCtgctggacgaggaggagggggctctCATAGAGCTCATGATGTGTGCCATCAGACAGGCGGCGCAGGGAACCCCACCCGTTGGGAGAACTCAGGGCAAGAAG ATGTTGAGTATGAAGGATAAGAAGATCCAGGAACAAGACAAGAGACGCATCACCACACACTTCATCCCCTTGATGCCACAGCTACTGACCAAG TACTCGGCAGATGCAGGGAAAGTGAGCCTCCTTCTCAAAGCTCCTCTCTACTTCAACCTGGACATGTACAACAGCGCTCAGTGGCTGGAGAAG CATCTGGACCTGCTGCTGTCCCAGGTGTGTGGCATTGTGGAGAAGCACACAGAGGCCACCGTTCTGGAGGCTTGCACCCACCTGGTCTGCGCTCTTTGCTCCGACACTTACACGTTCTCGTCCCGCGCACACCTGGCTTTCAGCCAGCTGGTGGACGGCCTGACCGAGTGCTTCAGCGCGTACTCAAGTGACCTGCTGCAG GGCACTGCAGATGAAAATGACTTGTACAGTGCGTCCACTGCCTTGAAAAGAATCGCTGCTTTGAGCTG CGCCAAAGACCTGACAGGCTGGAAGCTCTTTGACCCTTGTGTTGAACTGCTGAAGAGCAGGCTGGAGTCCAGAGAGCTCGACAAGGAG CTCATGGTGTCGGCCCTGAAGTGTGCAGCCTTTCACCTGATGTGGGCCAAAGTGAACGCGGTCAACTCCAGGCCCACCGAG GCAGAACTGAAGCGTCTGAAGAAAGATGTGCGTTCGTTCTGCAGAGTCTGTCAGACGTGTCTGCCTCTGAACCAGACTGAGATCAGAGATCAG GCATTTGAGCTGCTGTGTGACCTGCTGCTGTTGTACAGTAAGAGCTCAGTCCGCTCTGATCCCGCCCTCCAGGCACTGGTCCACCTCCCCTCTGATACCCTGCGCTCTGAGATGGCCGCTTTCCTCCTGGACTTCATCTTCACTGAGTCTGAAGATGCTGATCTCGACG TCGAGGgtgaggaagagatgaagatcACCCTTCTCCAGAGGAAGCGCAACCAGCTGGCTGGCTACTGTAAGCTGGTCCTCTACGGAGTGCTGGACCTCACTGCAGCCACTGACGTCTTCAAGCACTACAACAAG TTCTTTAAAGACtttggtgacatcatcaaagaGACGATGAGTAAGAGCAAGCTCATCAGCCACGTACAGAGCGCCAAGACCGTGTGTCTGAGCCTGCAGCAG CTGTTCTCAGAGATGCTTACGGAGAACCACAGCAGGCAGGATCTCTGTGAGATTAGAGACCTGGGCAAGAGGCTCGCCATGAGCTTTGGCATCGATCTTCATCGTGTCCGCAAACCACTGGTGGCCCTGCACAT GGACGGGATACGTTTCGCGTTTCGGGACCcacaggagggagaggagcagctcCCGCATGTAACCTTCTTGGAGATACTCAGCGAGTTCAGTTTTAAGCTGCTGCAACAGGACCGTGCACAGCT GGCTGCATTACTGAAACTAGAGTGTCCCAGTGCTGCCCTCTCCTGGCCGTCAGTCAAACTGTATCAGCGGTCTTTGGAGGGTCGTTCCGCCTCCCGAcccagggagcaggaggagggtggTGACGTCTCCTCACATGATACTCCTAAAGCTAAACGCAAGAGGACCACCGCTCAGG GCTCAGTGAGCAGCACCGTCAGAGACTCCTGGTTGGAAAGCAGCAGTATCCACAGTAACCTTCACACGCCTGCCCTCACCTCCACCGTCCAGAGGCAGCCGGCCAAACTGTTGGCCTCTGGGAAGCCCACAGCAACAGAGTGTGATATGGGCAACGGCTTCACTGAGCTGGAGTCTGAGGATGAGTTCTCCTCGGG GTCCCAGATGCGAAAGGTGAAGCCCGTCAAACGACGCCTGCCCTCCTCCAGCCTGACTGGCGCCAGTTTGGATCAGCAAGACCTGAACTTGCACCTCACCTT GCTGTCTCTGATTGAGGACAACTctgcagaaagagaggaggctgAGATTGAGGATTATGAAAGTGACTCTGACCGTGACTCTGCATATACActg CCCTCCACACGTCACACCTCCGCCAGCGTCCTTGACGAGCTCTTTGATTGA
- the gpc2 gene encoding glypican-2, whose amino-acid sequence MDTRLSLPGCPLLVLLCAAAALSGTRSPLAAAGRSCADTRQVYAEKGYGTDTAPTTQISGEHLRLCPQDYTCCSSQMEETLALQSERDFLKAVEDNSQFLLTTFSQRHRRFDEFFREIIDLSEKSMNQMFTKTYGRLFTQNAHVFQELFVELRRYYSGGSVSLTEVLSDFWSRLVERVFSLVNPQYQFSDDYLECVSKHAEQLQPFGDVPRRLRVQVSRAFIAARALSQGLATGRDIVNKATKLTADSECVRGLMRQWYCPLCRGMPSLRPCHSLCLNVMKGCLANQADLDTEWNNFIDALYQVSEKLEGPFNMELAADSISVKVSEAIMHMQENSVTISTKVFQGCGNPRPAPGRSKRSPKEAGGNRRPFRTYSPEEKPTTAAGTNLDRLVTELKERLRPMHGFWVSLPHTTCNDEKMAADVTNEDRCWNGQTRGRYLPDVTGDGLVSQINNPEVEVDIARPDVRTRQLIMELRVATNKLKHAQSGQDMDFMDSEEGSGSGGGDYGERYNDDWPGYGPYSPPHNKPPRNPASNPPKPPRVREKGGSKWNRNNGHGRVRSAASGLTLSLMSLLSLPFVVTVAPMWR is encoded by the exons ATGGACACCCGGCTCTCTCTCCCCGGCTGCccgctgctggtgctgctctgCGCGGCCGCTGCCCTGTCGGGGACCCGGAGCCCCTTGGCTGCTGCGGGCAGGAGCTGCGCCGACACCCGGCAGGTGTACGCGGAGAAGGGGTACGGCACAGACACCGCTCCGACGACTCAAATCTCCG GTGAGCACCTGCGGCTCTGTCCTCAGGACTACACCTGCTGCTCCAGTCAGATGGAGGAGACGCTGGCCCTCCAGAGCGAGAGGGACTTCCTCAAAGCCGTCGAAGACAACAGCCAGTTCCTTTTGACCACTTTCAGTCAGAGGCACCGCAGATTCGATG AGTTCTTCAGGGAGATTATAGACCTATCAGAGAAGTCCATGAACCAGATGTTTACCAAGACCTACGGCCGGCTCTTCACCCAGAACGCACACGTCTTCCAGGAGCTGTTTGTGGAGCTGCGCAGATATTATTCCG GGGGCAGTGTAAGTCTGACAGAGGTTCTGTCAGATTTCTGGTCCAGGCTGGTGGAGCGCGTCTTCTCTCTGGTCAACCCTCAGTATCAGTTCAGTGACGACTACCTGGAGTGTGTCAGCAAACACgctgagcagctgcagccctTTGGAGATGTGCCGCGCAGACTACGCGTCCAA GTGTCGAGGGCTTTCATTGCAGCCAGAGCACTGTCCCAGGGCTTGGCTACTGGTCGGGACATTGTTAACAAAGCAACCAag ttgacAGCAGATTCAGAGTGTGTGCGTGGCCTGATGCGTCAGTGGTACTGCCCTCTTTGTCGAGGCATGCCCTCCCTGCGGCCCTGCCACTCCCTGTGCCTTAACGTGATGAAGGGCTGCTTAGCCAATCAGGCCGACCTGGACACTGAATGGAACAATTTCATtg ACGCTCTTTACCAGGTTTCAGAGAAGTTGGAGGGGCCGTTCAACATGGAGCTGGCAGCCGACTCCATCTCTGTGAAGGTGTCAGAGGCCATCATGCACATGCAGGAAAACAGTGTCACCATCTCCACTAAG GTGTTCCAGGGCTGTGGAAACCCCAGGCCAGCTCCGGGGCGATCTAAGCGCTCACCGAAAGAGGCGGGGGGAAACAGGAGGCCTTTCCGCACGTACAGCCCTGAGGAGAAACCCACGACGGCTGCAGGCACCAACctggacagactg GTTACCGAGCTGAAGGAGCGACTGCGGCCTATGCACGGCTTCTGGGTGTCCCTCCCACACACCACCTGCAACGACGAGAAGATGGCTGCCGACGTCACTAATGAAGACCGCTGCTGGAACGGGCAGACTCGGGGGAG GTACCTCCCGGACGTGACGGGCGATGGGCTCGTCAGCCAGATCAACAACCccgaggtggaggtggacatcGCCCGGCCAGATGTGAGGACCAGACAGCTGATCATGGAGCTGAGGGTCGCGACCAACAAACTGAAGCATGCCCAGAGCGGACAAGACATGGACTTCATGGACA GTGAGGAAGGCAGTGGCTCAGGGGGTGGAGATTATGGTGAGAGGTACAACGATGATTGGCCAGGCTATGGGCCTTACTCCCCTCCGCACAACAAGCCCCCCCGCAACCCGGCGTCCAACCCACCAAAGCCTCCCCGAGTCAGAGAGAAAGGCGGGTCCAAGTGGAACAGAAACAACGGCCATGGACGGGTTCGTTCGGCGGCCAGTGGGCTCACCCTCTCCCTGAtgtctttgttgtctttgcCTTTCGTGGTCACTGTTGCCCCCATGTGGAGATAG